In Ornithorhynchus anatinus isolate Pmale09 chromosome 17, mOrnAna1.pri.v4, whole genome shotgun sequence, the following proteins share a genomic window:
- the NANOS2 gene encoding nanos homolog 2 — translation MQTPAHFHMWRDYLGLSQVVLALAEARRAGAGRDPGREEAEGGREEAAGPLRPPAPRPFCNFCKHNGESRAVYRSHGLKAPDGRVLCPILRDYLCPLCGASGDGAHTLRYCPLNPGARSLFGRRGLDAAGPGVRP, via the coding sequence ATGCAGACCCCGGCCCACTTCCACATGTGGCGAGACTACTTGGGGCTGAGTCAGGTGGTGCTGGCCCTGGCGGAGGccaggcgggccggggccggccgggacccgggccgggaggaggcggagggcggccgggaggaggcggccgggcccctgcggccccccgccccccggcccttctGCAATTTCTGCAAGCACAACGGGGAGTCCCGGGCGGTGTACCGCTCGCACGGGCTGAAGGCGCCGGACGGCAGGGTGCTGTGCCCCATCCTGCGGGATTACCTGTGCCCCCTGTGCGGGGCGTCGGGCGACGGGGCCCACACTCTCCGCTACTGCCCTCTCAACCCCGGGGCGCGGTCCCTCTTTGGCCGCCGGGGCCTCgacgccgccgggcccggggtcaGGCCCTGA